One Mercenaria mercenaria strain notata chromosome 12, MADL_Memer_1, whole genome shotgun sequence DNA segment encodes these proteins:
- the LOC123533557 gene encoding cell division cycle protein 123 homolog, whose protein sequence is MKISEVLNCSFSAWYPRFKDYTIKSQIIPLPQEFIDYLLADQVVLPEGTLAMSASDSDTEDNRNTENVIDWATEDLLTPVAEPPNFPEFETLLKNTIKRLGGQVFPKLNWSAPKDATWISFDRTLKCTCTSDVYLLLKSSDFISHDLTQPFKHCCDDENLKNETNVKYELVLRKWQELNPAYEFRCFVKDNILIGISQRHNDMYYRFIPENRKEIVSDIQAFFYHIVKDNFPDKNYCFDVYRRCQGKLLLLDFNPFGQVTDGLLYTWEELEGDELFQAEDLQQHVPELRCVESPSGVQSNPYGAYAFPKDFIDISSGDDPSKLVQLLQSKVREQNGECSSDDETTEYEGT, encoded by the exons ATGAAGATTTCAGAGGTGTTGAATTGCAGCTTTTCTGCCTGGTACCCCAGGTTTAAGGATTACACTATTAAAAG ccAGATCATCCCTTTGCCTCAGGAATTTATAGATTACTTATTAGCTGATCAAGTTGTCCTGCCAGAAGG gaCACTTGCTATGTCAGCAAGTGATTCAGATACAGAAGACAACAGAAATACAGAG AATGTGATAGACTGGGCAACAGAAGATCTTCTCACTCCAGTAGCAGAG CCTCCAAATTTTCCAGAATTTGAAACATTATTGAAGAACACTATCAAACGATTAGGTGGACAGGTATTCCCCAAACTCAACTGGTCTGCTCCTAAG GATGCCACTTGGATATCATTTGACAGAACattgaaatgtacatgtaccagTGATGTTTACTTACTGTTGAAGAGTTCAGACTTTATCTCACATGATCTCACACAACC ATTTAAGCATTGCTGTGATGATGAAAACCTCAAGAATGAAACCAATGTGAAATATGAACTTGTTCTGAGGAAGTGGCAAGAACTCAATCCAGCATATGAATTCAGATGCTTTGTCAAAGACAATATACTAATAG GTATATCTCAGCGACATAATGATATGTACTACAGGTTTATACCTGAAAACAGAAAGGAAATAGTGTCAGATATTCAAGCATTCTTTTATCACATTGTAAAAGACAACTTTCCAGACAAAAATT aTTGTTTTGATGTTTACAGAAGATGTCAG ggAAAGTTGCTACTTCTGGACTTTAATCCATTTGGACAAGTGACAGATGGACTCTTATATACATGGGAAGAACTGGAGGGAGATGAACTGTTCCAAGCTGAAGACTTACAACAACAT gtCCCAGAGCTGAGATGTGTGGAGTCACCTTCTGGTGTGCAGTCTAATCCATATGGAGCATATGCCTTTCCAAAAGATTTCATTGACATCTCGAGTGGTGATGATCCATCTAAACTTGTACAGTTGTTACAATCg aaaGTACGAGAACAGAATGGAGAATGTTCAAGTGATGATGAGACAACAGAATATGAGGGAACCTGA